One Watersipora subatra chromosome 4, tzWatSuba1.1, whole genome shotgun sequence genomic window carries:
- the LOC137394068 gene encoding E3 ubiquitin-protein ligase rnf213-alpha-like: MNKAEWQTVLKFLQCCDDINSDFHLSRATFTHVRKALQLVIRHCGTFDPSWSELTHYVNFLHAQLSKVNETPYCGLHAREDLVGFRRIVVRFMLRMAKDFATPSLNIAEQTPGLSSHQHESTDVQVDLMRQYGLKRAWESENHPYLFLNEDSSTFTPLGFFVHAENASLGYSLVDCKTKELIDEMFKESMSRKLVHALKENGVNIAEDFDDLKRCVFTQSASRIISSLRLLFGVTLFGALAPGLYE; the protein is encoded by the exons ATGAACAAAGCTGAATGGCAAACAGTTCTCAAGTTTCTGCAATGCTGTGATGACATTAACTCTGATTTTCATCTGTCACGTGCTACATTTACTCATGTTAGAAAAGCTCTACAACTCGTCATAAG ACATTGTGGAACGTTTGATCCATCTTGGAGTGAGCTGACACATTATGTCAACTTCCTGCATGCACAGCTGTCCAAAGTAAATGAGACGCCTTACTGTGGTCTCCACGCACGTGAAGATTTAGTTGGATTCAGGAGAATTGTGGTTCGGTTCATGTTGAGAATGGCTAAG GACTTTGCAACGCCCTCCCTGAACATTGCTGAGCAGACTCCTGGGTTAAGCAGTCATCAG CATGAAAGCACTGATGTTCAAGTAGACCTCATGAGGCAGTATGGTCTCAAGAGAGCATGGGAAAGTGAAAATCACCCATATCTCTTTCTCAACGAAGATAGTTCAACATTTACGCCTCTTGGTTTTTTTGTGCACGCTGAAAATG cttCACTTGGTTACAGTCTTGTTGATTGTAAAACAAAGGAATTAATTGACGAAATGTTCAAGGAATCCATGTCGCGGAAGCTAGTGCATGCTCTGAAGGAAAATGGAGTGAACATTGCAGAAGACTTTGATGACCTCAAGCG gtgcgtctttacacagtctgcatctaggatcatctccAGTCTGAGACTTTTGTTTGGAGTTACCTTGtttggagcacttgctcctgggctatatgagtag